In Malassezia japonica chromosome 2, complete sequence, one DNA window encodes the following:
- the SMC1 gene encoding Structural maintenance of chromosomes protein 1 (COG:D; TransMembrane:7 (i119-139o318-337i358-379o391-414i426-446o452-473i485-505o); EggNog:ENOG503NXCA; BUSCO:EOG092606CY), with translation MSAQPSSQAHVAPPIATGNEPLNYNAALDQTATQTQSSLNDTQTLSEPGQPQNGQVSEPKTHPAPNTTQAQPQAPVDEKTANQLETGQAANTGGGPTPFNHGFWDPSLKGVRMAYLKPLGFVTVIMMLIIWAFMAMYWGSLWKENERSPNLRVLVMDYDGGEIGSSIVDALKQANSAPLPHPTYVFAQTNEYPNDDAVTNAIEPLQEYWGAVTIMQDATRKLQAARSSGDNSWNPTSVITIMTSTARNYAVVPSIVLSPTQRFLQSATAKLNAQLLHEFLSASVNDANAINTALRAPQTLSGPVGIRMNELRPWDHSVAIAPTFVGLIYLVILTFQITMASFGARQPIQKFLRLRSVIAMRLVTPIVGYIPISLMFSLLNVPFKLPYGRTFPYGGGFMTWWCVSYIGMLVMGLVLESVMTMVGLKFIGVFLIFFIISNVSVSNLPIELSPSFFKYGYAMPFYQLRSIYITVLFNTGKHILILKYIGILWAWLALVFLTFPFVIWFDHNKRRKEHEKQAAVQLSEVGPNGSGKSNLMDAISFVLGVKSAQLRSTQLKDLVFRGSTLRADDESSDDDAPDRASVTAVIADEKGVEHKFQRVITPSGSSEYRYNGRVVSYTLYNTRLEQLNILVKARNFLVFQGDVEAVAEQCSKDLSQIIDQVSGSYALQDEYDAARTAYDESVVQSSALVSKRKNLLAEVRQFRQQKEAADRLDKVKLDLHGHVLQQLLWRLYHIHEIIEIHTDWIEAHAARNDQMRKRYEEKESHVAAARSDVGRVQQRIMAKEGEEKQLTRTLDAKRPEKDKLIERAEHARHKQRQAQSLHTQAQKDYTAQEEALRRLDADIALVERTAATAREEQEAALAASALQLSEGDLQTYHDLKAQASRTAVEQRRELENLEKALKAKVDRLESSADVRGQAEAKRERLAQQSTALEATLASLHERVPLVEKEIQQTREALAALQAKRGEFRQREEKLNEALKTCYNKLLQMGQDQRVHERESKLREALRAMRTLFPGVHGKLLDLCEPTQKKYELAIATALGRNADAIVVNHESTAMDCIEYLRTQRAGQATFIPLDTVQTKPINDRLRSLSVHARLAVDVVQFPPAVERAVHFACGSTLLCDTLDVARELCYERNQRVKAVTLTGTVIHKTGMITGGPSMQDAQRRWDQREMEGVQRERDRCMDELKTLHQQKYELGDEDELTAQLARHTSSLQALQSEQGDVVRRQQEMARERDILGKQVHDKARSTEADAAETEALRAEIAALQRTIHDADDRVFGDFCSKIGVEDVRAYEAQQQQLTNALGLATQQHARQLARLGHQRTFTTEQRKSTGERLAFLQATIDKEAERLPRLQASMDACDEEMDMIRTQLGAIQDELRTLRAEQEAKTEVLNEKRKALQATGRDWDVYKKEVAHRTDEMEQLDAERTALYRRCRLEAIDLPLEQGDLGAVPLEEDRSETQRDYGIQVDFSLLTDAERTDRGSAKQRELQGRIDAAREEMERLLPSAQGGSRLDAMQRELQTCERDMDAARERVREARDEFFGVKKRRVDLFLKAYHHIAERIDGVYKELTKSKAAPMGGVAYLTLEDTEEPYKTGMRYHAMPPMKRFRDMDQLSGGEKTMAALALLFAIHTFQPAPFFVLDEVDAALDSHNVARVSDYIRQHASDQFQFIVISLKVRVSC, from the exons ATGAGCGCACAGCCCTCTTCTCAGGCTCATGTGGCGCCCCCTATCGCCACAGGAAACGAGCCGTTGAACTACAACGCGGCATTGGACCAGACCGCAACCCAGACGCAGTCCAGCTTGAACGACACGCAGACGCTGTCGGAACCTGGACAGCCACAAAATGGACAAGTGAGCGAGCCCAAGACCCATCCTGCCCCGAATACGACGCAAGCGCAACCACAAGCGCCTGTGGATGAAAAGACCGCGAaccagctcgagacggGTCAAGCGGCCAACACGGGTGGCGGTCCGACGCCGTTTAACCACGGTTTTTGGGACCCAAGCTTGAAAGGAGTGCGCATGGCTTACTTGAAGCCGCTCGGCTTCGTTACGGTGATTATGATGCTTATTATTTGGGCTTTCATGGCCATGTACTGGGGTTCGCTCTGGAAAGAAAACGAGCGTAGTCCTAACCTGCGTGTTCTTGTTATGGATTATGACGGTGGCGAAATTGGCTCGTCGATTGTGGATGCGCTCAAGCAGGCCAATTCGGCCCCTCTTCCGCATCCCACTTATGTGTTCGCGCAGACGAATGAATACCCCAACGATGACGCGGTCACCAATGCCATTGAGCCCCTTCAGGAATACTGGGGAGCGGTGACCATTATGCAGGATGCGACGAGGAAGCTGCAAGCGGCCCGCTCCAGTGGTGACAACAGCTGGAACCCGACGTCGGTGATCACCATCATGacgagcacggcacgcAACTATGCTGTGGTCCCGAGCATTGTGTTGAGCCCTACGCAGCGCTTCCTGCAATCTGCCACTGCCAAGCTGAACGCTCAGCTCTTGCACGAGTTCCTTTCTGCATCTGTGAACGATGCCAACGCGATCAACACGGCACTGCGTGCCCCCCAGACGCTTTCTGGCCCTGTTGGGATCCGTATgaacgagctgcgcccCTGGGACCACTCGGTGGCGATTGCGCCGACCTTTGTTGGTTTGATTTACCTTGTGATTCTTACATTCCAAATCACGATGGCGAGCTTTGGTGCGCGTCAGCCCATTCAAAAGTTtttgcgcctgcgctccgTCATTGCGATGCGCCTTGTGACTCCCATTGTGGGCTACATCCCTATTTCGCTCATGTTCTCGCTACTGAATGTTCCGTTCAAGCTTCCGTACGGCCGCACGTTCCCCTATGGTGGTGGATTTATGACGTGGTGGTGTGTTTCGTACATCGGCATGCTTGTCATGGGTCTGGTGCTCGAGTCGGTGATGACGATGGTCGGTCTCAAGTTCATCGGTGTCTTTTTGATCTTCTTCATCATTAGCAACGTGAGCGTGTCCAACCTGCCTATTGAgctctcgccgagcttTTTCAAGTACGGCTATGCTATGCCCTTCTACCAGCTGCGTTCCATCTACATCACTGTCTTGTTTAATACGGGAAAGC ACATCTTGATTCTCAAGTACATTGGTATCCTGTGGGCCTGGCTTGCATTGGTCTTCCTGACCTTCCCCTTTGTGATCTGGTTCGACCACaacaagcgccgcaaggagcaCGAGAAGCAGGCCGCTGTGCAGCTCTCCGAGG TTGGCCCCAATGGCAGTGGCAAGAGCAACTTGATGGATGCCATTTCCTTCGTGTTGGGTGTCAAGTCGGCGCAgttgcgctcgacgcagcTCAAGGATCTTGTGTTTCGTGGATCAACGCTGCGTGCAGATGACGAGAGCAGCGAtgacgacgcgcccgacCGCGCCAGTGTCACGGCAGTGATCGCCGACGAGAAAGGCGTCGAGCACAAGTTCCAGCGCGT AATCACGCCTTCGGGGAGCTCCGAGTACCGATACAATGGCCGCGTCGTTTCCTACACGCTGTACAacacgcgcctcgagcagctgaaTATCCTCGTCAAGGCCCGCAACTTTCTCGTCTTCCagggcgacgtcgaggccgtTGCCGAGCAGTGCTCCAAGGACCTGAGCCAGATTATTGACCAGGTCAGTGGATCGTATGCGCTGCAGGATGAAtacgacgccgcgcgcacggcctaCGACGAATCGGTCGTCCAGTCCTCCGCCTTGGTGTCCAAACGCAAGAACCTCttggccgaggtgcgccagTTCCGCCAGCAAAAAGAGGCCGCGGACCGGCTCGACAAGGTGAAGCTCGACCTGCATGGGCATGTactgcagcagctcctgTGGCGTCTCTATCATATCCACGAGATTATCGAGATCCATACGGATTGGATCGAGGCACATGCCGCACGCAACGACCAGATGCGCAAGCGGTACGAGGAGAAGGAGAGTcacgtcgccgctgcgcgctcTGACGTCGGCCGTGTCCAGCAACGGATCATGGCGAAAGAAGGTGAAGAGAAGCAGCTCACACGCACGTTGGACGCCAAGCGGCCGGAAAAAGACAAGCTGatcgagcgtgcggagcATGCGCGGCACAAGCAGCGCCAAGCGCAGTCGCTTCATACCCAGGCCCAGAAGGACTACACTGCGCaggaagaggcgctgcgccgcctcgacgctgATATTGCCCTCGTGGAGCgtaccgccgcgacggcgcgcgaggagcaggaaGCGGCGCTGGCTGCTTCTGCGCTGCAACTGAGTGAAGGTGATCTGCAGACCTACCACGACCTCAAGGCCCAGGCGAGCAGGACagccgtcgagcagcgccgcgagctcgagaacCTGGAAAAAGCCCTCAAGGCCAAGGTCGATCGCCTAGagagcagcgccgacgtccgcgggcaggccgaggcgaagcgcgagcggcttgcgcagcagagCACGGCACTGGAAGCGACGCTTGCGTctctgcacgagcgcgtgccaCTCGTCGAGAAGGAGATCCAGCAGACGCGTGAAGCGCTCGCTGCTTTGCAGGCAAAGCGCGGCGAGTTCCGCCAGCGCGAAGAGAAGCtgaacgaggcgctcaagaCGTGCTACAACAAACTGCTCCAGATGGGCCAGGAccagcgcgtgcacgagcgcgaaagcaagctgcgcgaggcgctgcgggcgatgcgcacgctcttCCCTGGTGTCCACGgcaagctcctcgaccttTGTGAGCCGACGCAGAAGAAGTACGAGCTGGCGATTGCCACGGCGCTTGGGCGCAACGCAGATGCGATCGTGGTGAACCACGAGTCGACGGCGATGGACTGCATCGAGTATctccgcacgcagcgtgccggccAGGCCACCTTTATTCCGCTTGATACCGTGCAGACGAAGCCGATCAACGACCGGCTGCGCAGCCTGTcggtgcacgcgcgcctcgcggtggACGTGGTCCAGTTTCCGCCtgcggtcgagcgtgcAGTGCACTTTGCGTGTGGCAGTACGCTGCTCTGtgacacgctcgacgtggcgcgcgagtTGTGCTACGAGCGCAACCAGCGGGTCAAGGCGGTAACGCTTACCGGCACCGTCATCCACAAGACGGGTATGATCACTGGCGGTCCTTCGATGCAGGATGCCCAGCGGCGCTGGGACCAGCGCGAGATGGAGggcgtccagcgcgagcgcgaccggTGCATGGACGAGCTCAAGACGCTGCACCAGCAAAAGTACGAGCttggcgacgaggacgagctcacagcgcagctcgcgcgccacaCCTCATCTCTCCAGGCGCTCCAGAGCGAGCAGGGAGAcgtggtgcgccgccagcAAGAGATGGCACGCGAGCGTGACATTCTCGGAAAGCAAGTCCacgacaaggcgcgcagcaccgaggcggacgcggccgagaccgaggcgctgcgcgccgagatTGCCGCACTCCAGCGCACGATCCACGATGCGGACGACCGGGTGTTTGGCGACTTTTGTAGCAAgatcggcgtcgaggacgtgcgtgcgtacgaggcgcagcagcagcagctcacCAATGCGCTTGGCCTTGCCACCCAGCAACatgcgcggcagctcgcgcgcctcggccaccaGCGCACCTTTACCAcggagcagcgcaagagcaccggcgagcgccttgccTTTCTCCAGGCGACGATCGAcaaggaggccgagcgcctgcccCGTCTGCAGGCGAGTATGGACGCGTGCGACGAGGAGATGGACATGATCCGtacgcagctcggcgccaTCCAAGACGAGCTGCGtacgctgcgtgccgagcaagAGGCCAAGACCGAGGTGCTGAACGAGAAGCGCAAAGCGCTCCAGGCCACGGGTCGCGACTGGGACGTGTACAAAAAAGAggtcgcgcaccgcacggACGAGATGGAGCAGCTggacgcggagcgcacggccctctaccgccgctgccgcctAGAGGCGATCGACCTGCCGCTTGAGCAAggcgacctcggcgccgtgcccctcgaggaggaccgcagcgagacgcagcgcgactATGGCATCCAGGTCGACTTTAGCCTCCTGaccgatgccgagcgcacggaccgcggctcggcgaagcagcgcgagctgcaagGGCGtatcgacgccgcgcgcgaggagatggagcgcctgctcccGTCCGCCCAAGGCGGCAGCCGCCTCGATGcgatgcagcgcgagctgcagacgtgcgagcgcgacatggacgccgcgcgcgagcgtgtacgcgaggcgcgcgacgagttCTTCGGCGTAAAGAagcggcgtgtcgaccTGTTCCTCAAAGCCTACCACCACATTGCGGAGCGTATCGACGGCGTGTACAAAGAGCTCACCAAGAgcaaggcggcgccgatgggcggcgtcgcctaCCTCACTCTCGAGGACACGGAAGAGCCGTACAAGACGGGCATGCGCTATCACGCCATGCCGCCGATGAAGCGCTTCCGCGACATGGACCAGTTGTCGGGCGGCGAAAAGACGATggccgcgcttgcgctcctctttGCCATCCACACCTTCCAGCCCGCGCCGTTCTttgtgctcgacgaggtggacGCGGCACT TGACTCGCAcaacgtcgcgcgcgtcagCGACTATATCCGGCAGCACGCCAGCGACCAGTTCCAGTTTATCGTGATTTCGCTCAAGGTACGGGTATCTTGCTGA
- a CDS encoding uncharacterized protein (EggNog:ENOG503NU7N; COG:U), translated as MASVAVPELEALARLALLPEGHAAQKEAQRYLGELAQMPLDVIEQQPAQQAANVSMLQHQLADVCMRNTPMFVEAQSAFYAVPRCAETCSGALARISGEHATHIQAAAAAFEQDAQRALARRTALLQLEETYDTSLHHLLQIPLMIRACIARGDDDDALALVDHFFGAIPSEDRVAEALRDEVHTALLTMRVRLLAQLEEPQQKLPQVRRIASALAQAAKAAPHFSASALAMAPADVCGKFLAARYRVVQSALRTDTTEDALDGWKEAVLNACTAALSVFGSDTPSAMLTASFGAQCVHDLQAYLEARLASFDGAHEEGGVTLATLHSRLASVSASCAQIGLDLDATPGVYVPLEQAALRQWTSALSTAIAPSHDVPATSAGIAAALNGLRHFAPLSLEDAVWQSLALRLDDAAAWLGKHEAYPALLSWSGEQLAALFGAEPGRLASYSPTLQAYLATRTARGPA; from the coding sequence ATGGCTTCGGTGGCCGTGCCCGAGCtggaggcgctcgcgcgcctcgcgctgctgcccgAGGGTCATGCGGCACAAAAAGAGGCACAGCGGTaccttggcgagcttgCACAGATGCCGCTGGACGTGATCGAGCAGCAGCCCGCACAGCAGGCGGCAAATGTCAGCATGCTCCAGCACCAGCTGGCAGACGTGTGCATGCGCAACACGCCCATGTTTGTCGAGGCACAGAGCGCTTTCTACGCGGTGCCGCGCTGTGCAGAGACATGCTCGGGTGCGCTTGCGCGGATATCCGGCGAGCACGCAACCCATATTcaggcggcagcggccgcaTTTGAGCAGGATGCtcagcgcgcgctggcgcgccgcacggcgctcttgCAGCTCGAAGAGACGTACGATACGTCGCTGCACCATCTGCTACAGATCCCCTTGATGATCCGCGCGTGTATTGCGcggggcgacgacgacgacgcgctcgcgctcgtggaCCACTTTTTCGGCGCGATTCCGTCCGAggaccgcgtcgccgaggcgctgcgggacgaggtgcacacggcgctgctgaCGATGCGTGTGCGCCTCCTTgcacagctcgaggagccgCAGCAAAAGCTGCCCCAGGTGCGGCGGATCGCTTCGGCGCTTGCCCAGGCTGCcaaagcggcgccgcacttttccgcgtcggcgcttGCCATGGCGCCGGCAGACGTCTGTGGGAAGTTCCTCGCGGCACGGTACCGCGTCGTACAGAGCGCACTGCGCACAGACACTAccgaggatgcgctcgatgGATGGAAAGAGGCGGTGCTGAATGCATGCACAGCGGCCCTCTCTGTCTTTGGCTCGGACAcgccctcggcgatgcTTACTGCGTCGTTCGGCGCGCAGTGTGTGCATGACTTGCAAGCGTATCTAGAAGCGCGGCTCGCGTCCTTTGACGGGGCGCATGAAGAGGGGGGCGTGACGCTGGCGACGCTGCATTCCCGCCTTGCGTccgtctcggcgagctgtgcGCAGATCGGGCTGGACCtggacgcgacgccgggcgtgtATGTGCCGCTGGAGCAGGCCGCCTTGCGTCAGTGGACCTCGGCGCTGAGCACTGCCATTGCACCGTCGCACGACGTGcctgcgacgagcgccgggatcgccgctgcgctcaATGGGCTGCGCCACTTTGCCCCCCTttcgctcgaggacgctGTGTGGCAAtcgcttgcgctgcgtctcgacgacgcggccgcgtggCTCGGGAAGCACGAGGCGTATCCTGCGCTGCTCAGCTGGTccggcgagcagcttgcggcgctctttggcgcCGAGCCCGGGCGCCTTGCGTCCTATTCCCCCACGCTGCAAGCCTATCTCGCTACGCGTACTGCTCGAGGTCCAGCGTAA
- a CDS encoding uncharacterized protein (EggNog:ENOG503P2V4; COG:S) → MAPTQRRAKRAAPQDPRIPPGADVTRSIYYDAKFNPYGAPPPGMPYKERSPTPDPYALPSDDEVALPSAPPPDKSEAQSGGEDSDDDIVMPVGPPPGKPSAPMPVVQPRAVAQRLQPEEVAPVTYTRPAKDTQAPEHASPSAEKGPAAPHSTASSAPTDTLSAAPQMRDFKRDATAFVPASVRKKQRR, encoded by the exons AtggcgccgacgcagcggcgcgcgaagcgcgcggcgccccaAGATCCTCGC ATTCCTCCGGGCGCTGACGTCACGCGCAGTATATACTATGATGCCAAGTTTAATccgtacggcgcgccgccgccaggGATGCCGTACAAGGAGCGAT cgccgacgccggatCCCTACGCActgccgagcgacgacgaagTCGCGCTCCCatctgcgccgccgcccgacaaGAGCGAGGCACagagcggcggcgaggacaGCGATGACGATATCGTCATGCCCGTTGGGCCGCCGCCAGGCAAGCCCAGTGCCCCGATGCCCGTCGTCCAGCCTCGCGCCGTGGCACAGCGGCTGCAGCCCGAAGAAGTCGCGCCTGTCACGTACACACGCCCTGCAAAAGATACCCAAGCGCCGGAGCACGcctcgcccagcgccgaAAAGGGGCCCGCCGCACCGCACAGCACGGCGTCCTCTGCACCGACCGATACGCTGtctgccgcgccgcagatGCGCGACTTTAAGCGCGATGCCACCGCCTTTGTCccggcgtcggtgcgcaagAAGCAGCGTCGCTAA
- a CDS encoding uncharacterized protein (COG:G; EggNog:ENOG503NU3V; CAZy:GT20) → MADEGARRSPMPGTPIVDDAAIVNPGDDGRTSFPTLAELRDSVRKLERELVIDRANEPLSGRIIHVAHGMPFMLQPMSEIIEQEKKEAQLAARDTVALMAERARARRAEREAKQAEMAQMEEQRLLQRQQLQQSMQQSSRKNSFWNQRSRHASGTSGFAQMRSQLLDAIDLDKQLMENQERSRRRAGRRAWMMTEVVDDTSEASEDDRFSPVSSRRNSRYARTSSSSVDIEMPSWVPRESGISDQASPVTPPDPPAPQRPKWYLSLTSSHAALNSGIYSLCKTHEQTFIGWPGHIQFGAEDERTDVSQTTPDERREIEGVLAELENHTKWTFHAGGLQMGPSTLDVDTPPKSGIKYVPVWLDYHTAHAHYEGYCKSTLWPLFHYLLWRDDADRSKWDQYSWEAYVKVNEAFAERVAAEYKPGDIVWVHDYHLLLVPHLVRKRVPEAHIGLFVHASFPSSEFFRCLPQRKELIDGMLGADLTCFQNRSYARHFISSCVRISGFEVQGASVESYNGRVTHVSYNPIGIDVARVQHECRAPGVAPKMELLRELYADKRILVGCDKLDVVRGVIQKLQAFYELLLHYPEWREKVVLIQITIPAMNSSAKLERQVSELVSQINGDFGSLSFTPVQHYHQMIDRDEYYALLSVADLALVTSVRDGMNTMSMEYILCQDVHGKGALVLSEFTGTAGRLPAAIQVNPWDIDGVAATIRRGLCLSDKERNERQRECHNQVVSQTSHTWALSLVQQMLLRLRHRYSAHSTPVFARDQMLRHFAAAKKRLFCLDYDGTMTPIVKDPEAAVPSQRLLDAMRILCEDERNVIYIISGRDERFLRKHFDQFGAIGLSAEHGSYFKEHGTGKHWQNLSAELDMSWKSDVLNVFRYYTDRTIGSMIEEKKSSIVWHYRNADPDYGSFQAKECQALLDNIMSQNDLQVEVVVGKKNVEVRPLAINKGEIVHRILYANPDTDFVFCAGDDKTDEDMFRFLSSLTSEVTDEAQELPDRSTRTNSVDNIVVQPPAPLNRSQARNTSPRKLKLRREQIFTTTVGPGSKRTLADWHVGDVQDIIGALAAMAGTEET, encoded by the coding sequence ATGGCGGACgaaggcgcgcggcggtcgccgatGCCGGGCACGCCGATCGTCGACGATGCTGCGATCGTGAACCCGGGGGACGATGGGCGGACGAGTTTcccgacgctcgccgagctgcgcgacagcgtgcgcaagctcgagcgcgagctcgtgaTCGACCGCGCCAACGAGCCGCTCTCGGGGCGCATCatccacgtcgcgcacggcatGCCGTTTATGCTACAGCCCATGTCAGAGATCATTGAGCAAGAGAAGAAGGAGGCACAGCTTGCTGCGCGCGATACGGTCGCTCTcatggccgagcgcgcgcgtgcgcggcgggccgagcgcgaggcgaagcAAGCGGAAATGGCGCAGATGGAAGAACAGCGCCTGCTCCAgcggcagcagctgcagcagtcCATGCAGCAGTCCTCGCGCAAAAACAGTTTCTGGAAccagcgctcgcgccaCGCGTCCGGCACGAGCGGCTTTGCGCAGATGCGCAgccagctcctcgacgcaATCGACCTCGACAAGCAGCTCATGGAGAACCAAgagcgctcgcggcgacgcgcgggccgccgcgcgtggATGATGACCGAGGTCGTGGATGATACCAGCGAAGCTTCCGAGGACGACCGGTTCTCCCCGGTGAGCTCCCGGCGCAACTCGCGCTacgcacgcacctcgtcgtcgagcgtggACATCGAGATGCCGTCGTGGGTCCCGCGCGAGAGCGGCATCTCGGACCAGGCGTCGCCCGTCACGCCGCCCGacccgccggcgccgcagcggccgaAGTGGTACCTCTCGCTGACCAGctcgcacgccgcgctgaaCAGCGGGATCTACTCGCTGTGCAAGACGCACGAGCAGACGTTTATCGGCTGGCCCGGCCACATCCAGTTtggcgccgaggacgagcggACGGACGTGAGCCAGACGACGCcagacgagcgccgcgagatcGAAGgggtgctcgccgagctcgaaaACCACACCAAGTGGACCTTTCACGCGGGCGGCCTCCAGATGGGCCCCTCGACGCTGGACGTGGACACGCCGCCCAAGTCCGGGATCAAGTACGTGCCCGTGTGGCTCGACTACCACACGGCCCACGCCCACTACGAGGGCTACTGCAAGTCGACGCTCTGGCCCCTCTTTCACTATCTCTTgtggcgcgacgacgcggaccGCAGCAAGTGGGACCAGTACAGCTGGGAGGCGTACGTCAAGGTGAACGAGGCGTttgccgagcgtgtcgccgcCGAGTACAAGCCCGGCGACATTGTGTGGGTGCACGACTACCACCTGCTCCTCGTGCCGCACctcgtgcgcaagcgcgtgcCGGAGGCGCACATCGGTCTCTTTGTCCACGCCTCGTTTCCTTCGAGCGAGTTCTTTCGGTGcctgccgcagcgcaaggagctcatCGACGGCATGCTCGGTGCAGACCTCACCTGCTTCCAAAACCGCTCGTACGCACGCCACTTTATCTCGTCCTGCGTGCGGATCAGCGGCTTTGAGGTGCagggcgcgagcgtcgagtCGTACAATGGGCGCGTGACGCACGTGTCGTACAATCCGATCGGCATCGACGTCGCACGCGTGCAGCAcgagtgccgcgcgccgggcgtcgcgcccaAGATggagctcctgcgcgagctgtaCGCGGACAagcgcatcctcgtcggctgcgacaagctcgacgTGGTGCGGGGCGTGATCCAAAAACTCCAGGCGTTTTACGAGCTCTTGCTGCACTACCCCGAGTGGCGCGAAAAGGTCGTCTTGATCCAAATCACCATTCCCGCGATGAACTCCTCCGcgaagctcgagcgccaggtgTCGGAGCTCGTGAGCCAGATCAACGGCGACTTTGGCTCGCTGAGCTTTACGCCAGTGCAGCACTACCACCAAATGATCGACCGCGACGAGTACTACGCGTTGCTCTCCGTCGCGGACCTCGCGCTGGTGACATCGGTGCGTGACGGAATGAACACCATGTCCATGGAGTATATCCTGTGCCAGGACGTCCACGGAAAGGGCGCGCTGGTGCTCAGCGAATTTACCGgcaccgccggccgccTCCCGGCCGCGATCCAAGTAAATCCATGGGACATtgacggcgtcgcggctaccatccgccgcggcctgtGCCTCTCTGACAAGGAGCGCaacgagcgccagcgcgagtGCCACAACCAGGTCGTGTCGCAGACCTCGCATACGTGGGCGCTCTCGCTGGTGCAGCAGAtgctcctgcgcctgcgccaccgCTACTCGGCACACTCCACGCCGGTCTTTGCGCGGGACCAGATGTTGAGGCACTTTGCCGCGGCCAAGAAGCGCCTCTTTTGCCTGGACTATGACGGGACGATGACGCCGATCGTCAAGGACCCCGAGGCGGCCGTCCcgtcgcagcgcctccTGGATGCGATGCGCATCTTGTGCGAAGACGAGCGAAATGTGATCTACATCATCTCggggcgcgacgagcgcttCCTGCGTAAGCACTTTGACCAGTTTGGCGCGATCGGCCTCTctgccgagcacggcagCTACTTTAAGGAGCACGGAACTGGCAAGCACTGGCAGAACCTCTCGGCAGAGCTCGACATGTCGTGGAAGTCGGACGTCCTCAACGTGTTCCGGTACTATACCGACCGCACAATCGGCAGCATGATCGAGGAGAAGAAAAGCTCCATCGTGTGGCACTACCGCAACGCGGACCCGGACTATGGCTCGTTCCAGGCGAAAGAGTGCCAGGCACTCCTCGACAATATCATGTCGCAAAACGACCTGCAAGTCGAGGTCGTGGTCGGCAAGAAGAACGTCGAAGTGCGCCCGCTCGCGATCAACAAGGGCGAAATCGTGCACCGGATTCTCTACGCGAACCCGGACACGGACTTTGTGTTCTGCGCAGGTGACGACAAGACCGACGAGGACATGTTCCGCTTCCTCTCGAGCCTCACGTCCGAAGTCAcagacgaggcgcaggaacTGCCTGACCGGTCGACACGCACCAATTCCGTGGACAATATCGTGGTCCAGCCCCCGGCGCCTCTCAACCGCTCCCAGGCACGCAACACGAGCCCGCGAAAACTgaagctgcgccgcgaacAGATCTTTACCACGACCGTCGGGCCAGGCTCGAAGCGGACCCTCGCAGATTGGCACGTGGGCGACGTTCAGGACATTATCGGCGCACTCGCGGCCATGGCAGGGACCGAAGAGACATAG